A region of Desulfolithobacter dissulfuricans DNA encodes the following proteins:
- the fusA gene encoding elongation factor G has product MQDVKQIRNTVILGHGNSGKTTLAEALLFTAGAIKRLGKVDDGTSCMDFEPEEIKRHISIGAAFNHLNWKKTEVFLTDTPGDDNFVNEAKFASQVADSAILTVGAVLGVRNQTEKFVEFIQERNLPRIICITKMDRERANFSKTVEQIKQEFELNPVVLYYPIGAEDNFRGVVDLIRNKAWFFAADGSGKVEAGDIPDDMADDMATMRESLMEYVAETDDDLIEKFLEEGELTVQEMQDGLAAGVRSGKIAPVCACAALNNAGTSLILDAMVDLLPSPDQRPAMVGTDPRTSDLIERFPSVDEPFSAQVFKTITDPFAGRLTIFRVFSGVLKGDSFYNSTKGVSERFGHLFTMEGKEQTQVEQAVPGMVVAVAKLRETETGDTLCDESAPILYEPLEPMETVISYAVSARKGDEEKLFSSITRMLDEDKTLKLTRQHQTRETLISGVGQVHLEVIGEKLKRKFGVEMDLRVPKVPYQETIKGKARVQGKHKKQSGGRGQYGDCWIEMEPLPRGGGFEFVDRIVGGVIPQQYRPAVEKGILEAMEKGVLAGYPFVDVRVYLVDGSYHTVDSSEMAFKIAGSLAFKKAAMEANPILLEPIMELTVRVDKDYVGDVMGDLNSRRGKVLGMDSADKYEIINAHVPQSEIMMYAPDLTSMTGGRGSFSVKFSHYEEVPAHLAEKIIAEANADD; this is encoded by the coding sequence ATGCAGGACGTGAAACAGATCAGGAATACGGTAATTCTCGGACATGGCAATAGCGGCAAGACAACTCTTGCAGAGGCCCTGCTGTTTACTGCCGGGGCCATCAAGCGTCTGGGTAAGGTGGATGACGGGACTTCCTGCATGGATTTCGAGCCTGAAGAGATCAAGCGGCATATCTCCATCGGTGCGGCGTTTAATCACCTCAACTGGAAAAAAACCGAGGTCTTCCTGACCGATACTCCCGGTGACGACAACTTTGTCAACGAGGCCAAGTTCGCCTCCCAGGTGGCGGACAGTGCCATCCTCACCGTGGGCGCGGTTCTTGGTGTCCGCAACCAGACCGAGAAATTCGTCGAGTTCATCCAGGAGCGCAACCTGCCGCGTATCATCTGCATCACCAAGATGGACAGAGAACGGGCCAACTTCAGCAAGACCGTGGAGCAGATAAAACAGGAATTCGAGCTCAACCCGGTGGTCCTCTACTACCCCATCGGGGCCGAGGACAATTTCAGGGGCGTGGTCGACCTGATCCGGAACAAGGCCTGGTTCTTTGCCGCCGACGGCTCGGGCAAGGTGGAAGCCGGTGATATCCCCGACGACATGGCCGACGACATGGCCACCATGCGGGAAAGCCTGATGGAATATGTGGCTGAAACCGATGACGACCTGATCGAGAAGTTTCTGGAAGAGGGCGAACTCACGGTCCAGGAGATGCAGGATGGCCTGGCCGCCGGCGTGCGGAGTGGGAAGATAGCCCCAGTCTGCGCCTGCGCCGCGCTCAACAATGCCGGGACCTCGCTCATCCTCGACGCCATGGTGGATCTGCTGCCCTCGCCGGATCAGCGTCCGGCAATGGTCGGCACCGATCCGCGGACCAGTGACCTTATTGAACGTTTTCCCAGTGTGGACGAACCGTTTTCCGCCCAGGTCTTCAAGACCATCACCGATCCCTTTGCCGGTCGGCTGACCATCTTCCGGGTCTTCTCCGGCGTACTCAAGGGCGACAGCTTCTACAATTCCACCAAGGGGGTTTCCGAGCGGTTCGGACACCTTTTTACCATGGAAGGCAAGGAGCAGACCCAGGTGGAGCAGGCGGTTCCCGGCATGGTGGTCGCCGTGGCCAAGCTCAGGGAAACCGAGACCGGTGATACCCTGTGCGACGAGTCGGCTCCGATCCTCTACGAGCCACTGGAACCCATGGAGACGGTGATCTCTTACGCGGTCAGCGCCAGGAAGGGGGACGAGGAAAAACTCTTCTCCTCCATCACCCGGATGCTCGATGAAGACAAGACCCTGAAACTTACCCGCCAGCACCAGACAAGAGAAACCCTGATCTCCGGTGTCGGCCAGGTGCACCTGGAGGTTATCGGCGAGAAGCTCAAGCGCAAGTTCGGGGTGGAGATGGATCTGCGGGTGCCCAAGGTGCCCTACCAGGAGACCATCAAGGGAAAGGCCCGGGTCCAGGGCAAGCACAAGAAACAGTCCGGTGGCCGCGGCCAGTACGGCGACTGCTGGATCGAGATGGAACCGTTGCCGCGCGGCGGTGGATTCGAGTTTGTCGACAGGATCGTCGGCGGCGTGATTCCGCAGCAGTACCGTCCGGCAGTGGAAAAGGGCATTCTCGAAGCCATGGAAAAAGGTGTGCTGGCAGGCTATCCGTTTGTCGATGTCCGGGTCTACCTGGTGGATGGCTCCTATCACACCGTGGACTCCTCGGAAATGGCCTTCAAAATCGCCGGTTCCCTGGCCTTCAAGAAGGCGGCCATGGAAGCCAACCCCATTCTTCTGGAACCGATCATGGAGCTGACCGTGCGGGTGGACAAGGATTATGTGGGTGATGTCATGGGCGATCTGAACAGCCGCCGCGGCAAGGTGCTGGGCATGGATTCGGCGGACAAGTATGAAATCATCAATGCCCACGTACCCCAGTCCGAGATCATGATGTATGCTCCGGATCTGACCTCCATGACCGGTGGTCGGGGCTCGTTTTCAGTCAAGTTTTCCCACTACGAGGAAGTTCCGGCCCACCTGGCGGAGAAGATCATCGCCGAGGCCAACGCGGACGACTGA